A region from the Arthrobacter gengyunqii genome encodes:
- the fabG gene encoding 3-oxoacyl-ACP reductase FabG encodes MTEAQAPPVQRTAIVTGSGRGIGAAVASRLAADGHRVGVIDLREEDTAATVEAINNSGGKAVGVGADVSDAGAVETAVARIADELGAPTILVNNAGILRDNLLFKMTDTDWDAVMGVHLRGAFLMSRAVQAHQVQEKWGRIVNLSSTSALGNRGQANYSAAKAGLQGFTKTLAIELGRYNVTVNAIAPGFIETDMTRATAERIGVPFDDFVKHAVAEIPVGRAGTPADIAAAASFFIREEASFVSGQVLYVAGGPRA; translated from the coding sequence ATGACCGAAGCCCAAGCACCTCCTGTTCAGCGAACCGCCATCGTCACCGGATCAGGACGCGGCATTGGTGCCGCCGTCGCATCGAGGCTGGCGGCCGACGGCCACCGCGTCGGTGTCATTGACCTGCGGGAAGAGGACACCGCCGCCACAGTGGAGGCCATCAACAATTCCGGGGGAAAGGCCGTGGGAGTGGGGGCGGATGTCTCGGATGCAGGCGCCGTCGAAACCGCCGTGGCCCGGATCGCGGACGAACTGGGCGCACCAACCATCCTGGTGAACAATGCGGGCATCCTCCGCGACAACCTGTTGTTCAAGATGACGGACACCGATTGGGATGCGGTCATGGGTGTTCACCTGCGCGGCGCCTTTTTGATGAGCCGTGCCGTGCAGGCGCATCAGGTGCAGGAAAAATGGGGACGCATCGTCAACCTTTCCAGCACCTCGGCCCTGGGCAACCGCGGCCAGGCCAATTACTCCGCTGCCAAGGCAGGACTGCAGGGATTCACCAAGACACTGGCCATCGAACTGGGCCGCTACAACGTCACGGTCAACGCGATTGCGCCGGGGTTCATCGAAACCGACATGACGCGGGCGACGGCTGAACGGATCGGAGTGCCCTTCGATGACTTCGTGAAGCATGCAGTGGCCGAGATCCCGGTGGGCCGTGCCGGAACACCTGCCGACATCGCTGCTGCGGCGTCTTTCTTCATCAGGGAGGAAGCCTCCTTTGTTTCCGGTCAGGTGCTGTACGTAGCCGGCGGACCGAGGGCTTAG
- a CDS encoding ABC transporter ATP-binding protein has product MSGLLVLDSVSAGYGPVPVLHAVSLSVETGSITAVVGANGAGKTTLLRTVVGQLKPAAGSIRFDGADLAATKVEDMVRRGIALVPEGRGVITELTVEENLRLGGLWRRDRAAAAALLARMYELFEPLDRRRKAPGHQLSGGERQMLALGRALMAGPRLLLLDEPSLGLAPRITAQILGLLRSLCDDTGLTVLLIEQNVRSALSVADDGVVLNLGSVVAARPAADLAADTDLRHTYLGF; this is encoded by the coding sequence ATGAGCGGGCTGCTGGTCCTGGATTCGGTCAGCGCCGGCTACGGCCCGGTCCCCGTCCTGCACGCCGTCAGCCTCAGCGTGGAAACCGGCAGCATCACCGCCGTCGTCGGCGCCAACGGCGCGGGCAAGACCACCCTGCTCCGCACCGTCGTCGGCCAGCTGAAGCCGGCGGCGGGAAGCATCCGCTTCGACGGCGCCGATTTGGCGGCGACCAAAGTGGAAGACATGGTGCGGCGCGGCATCGCCCTGGTGCCCGAGGGGCGCGGCGTCATCACCGAGCTGACAGTGGAGGAGAACCTGCGCCTGGGCGGTTTGTGGCGCCGCGACCGGGCCGCGGCCGCAGCCCTGCTGGCACGCATGTATGAATTGTTTGAACCACTGGACCGGCGCCGCAAAGCCCCCGGCCATCAGCTCTCCGGCGGCGAACGCCAAATGCTCGCCCTGGGCCGCGCCCTGATGGCCGGCCCCCGGCTGCTGCTTCTCGATGAACCGTCTCTGGGCCTTGCCCCGCGCATCACCGCCCAGATCCTGGGCCTGCTGCGCAGCCTCTGCGACGACACAGGCCTCACCGTCCTGCTGATCGAGCAGAACGTCCGCAGTGCCCTTTCCGTGGCCGACGACGGCGTGGTCCTGAACCTGGGATCCGTCGTCGCCGCCCGCCCCGCCGCCGACCTGGCTGCGGATACCGACCTGCGCCACACCTACCTGGGGTTCTGA
- a CDS encoding DinB family protein codes for MDAFDFTGLLTDQMQWHWKNQARPRLQGLTDDEYFWEPVPDAWNVRPRGTGTAGMQGGSGSFTIDFEYPEPVPAPVTTIAWRIGHLLVGVLGARNAAHFGGPAVSYEDFEYPGTAAEALDLLDGYYGTWIRSVSALDEAALAAPVGEAEGSRAQAPMAELVLHIHREMIHHLAEVALLRDLYAHRADAAGN; via the coding sequence ATGGATGCTTTCGACTTCACCGGGCTGCTGACGGACCAGATGCAGTGGCACTGGAAAAACCAGGCGCGCCCCCGGCTGCAGGGCCTCACGGATGATGAGTATTTCTGGGAGCCGGTGCCGGATGCCTGGAATGTGCGGCCGCGGGGAACGGGAACCGCGGGGATGCAGGGGGGATCGGGGAGTTTCACGATCGACTTTGAGTATCCGGAACCCGTGCCGGCACCTGTCACCACCATTGCCTGGCGGATCGGACACCTTCTGGTGGGCGTGCTGGGCGCGCGGAACGCCGCGCATTTCGGCGGGCCGGCCGTCAGTTACGAGGACTTCGAATACCCCGGAACCGCGGCAGAAGCCCTGGACCTGCTGGATGGGTATTACGGGACCTGGATCCGGTCGGTCTCAGCTCTGGACGAAGCGGCGCTCGCCGCTCCGGTGGGGGAAGCGGAGGGGAGCCGGGCGCAGGCGCCGATGGCGGAACTGGTCCTGCACATCCACCGCGAGATGATCCATCACCTCGCCGAGGTGGCACTGCTTCGGGATCTCTACGCCCACCGGGCGGACGCAGCAGGTAATTAG
- a CDS encoding branched-chain amino acid ABC transporter permease, giving the protein MDRFLFLTVDGLARGAVLAAFALSLVIIWRAARIVNFAQGAMAVATTYIAFTVTSATGNYWLGLASAVVAGLVLGALVERTVMRFVGNTNPLNSVIAGLGLLLVIQAILGMVFGNGYKAMATPFSTTPISIGGVSAISPYDLFIFTCVGLIVVGLALLFTKTSLGLRLRASAFAPDLARLLGVRSSRMLTLGWALSSAVGALAALLIIPTELGLNPHAVDTVFVYAFTVAVVGGLDSAGGAVAGGLAVGVVLSWVSGYLGSTLAPIAVLVLLLVVLLLRPAGLFSMTKERTA; this is encoded by the coding sequence ATGGACAGATTTCTCTTCCTTACCGTCGACGGACTGGCGCGCGGCGCCGTGCTGGCCGCCTTCGCCCTTTCCCTCGTGATTATTTGGCGCGCCGCACGCATTGTGAACTTCGCACAGGGCGCGATGGCCGTGGCCACCACCTACATCGCCTTCACCGTCACCAGTGCCACCGGCAACTACTGGCTGGGGCTGGCGTCCGCCGTCGTCGCGGGCCTGGTGCTTGGCGCCCTCGTGGAACGGACCGTCATGCGCTTCGTGGGAAACACCAACCCGCTGAACTCCGTGATTGCCGGGCTGGGACTGCTGCTGGTTATCCAGGCCATCCTGGGCATGGTATTCGGCAACGGGTACAAGGCCATGGCCACGCCGTTCAGCACAACACCGATTTCCATCGGCGGCGTCAGCGCCATCTCCCCCTACGATCTGTTCATCTTCACCTGTGTGGGGCTGATCGTCGTCGGACTGGCCCTGCTCTTCACCAAGACTTCACTGGGGCTGAGGCTGCGCGCCTCGGCGTTTGCGCCGGACCTGGCACGGCTGCTGGGAGTGCGGTCCTCGCGCATGCTGACCCTGGGCTGGGCGTTGTCCTCCGCCGTCGGCGCCCTCGCTGCGCTGCTCATCATTCCCACCGAGCTGGGCCTGAATCCGCATGCTGTGGACACAGTCTTTGTCTACGCGTTCACCGTTGCCGTGGTGGGCGGACTGGATTCCGCGGGCGGTGCTGTTGCGGGCGGACTGGCCGTGGGTGTGGTGCTCAGCTGGGTCAGCGGATATCTCGGCTCCACCCTGGCCCCCATCGCGGTGCTGGTCCTGCTGCTGGTGGTGCTGCTGCTCCGCCCGGCGGGACTGTTCTCAATGACGAAGGAGCGCACAGCGTGA
- a CDS encoding helix-turn-helix transcriptional regulator — translation MLETSARLLHLLSLLQMRREWTGAALADRMTVTERTVRRDISKLRSLGYPISASPGIAGGYQLGAGAQLPPLLLDDDEALAVALGLAAVATGPVAGIGEASVRALAKLEQVLPGRLRPKFSAMRQSISVLAGNAATVDPQTLTALSGAIAEHRVVAFRYTAVGGVSARRLVEPYKLVSTGRRWYLAAWDLERRDWRTFRMDRCQSIPAIRERFFPRALPAKDMAAYVQDSITRFPYRYDVVLRLAAPIADLRDRIPPEAASLEADGPGHTILRGGWDSLDLPLMRLAALDIDFEILAPAEMRDRARAAAALLQRAADVQPSAEYGNAEDSSH, via the coding sequence ATGTTGGAAACCTCGGCACGGCTGCTGCACCTGCTGTCGCTGCTGCAGATGAGGCGCGAGTGGACCGGGGCGGCCCTGGCAGACCGCATGACGGTCACCGAGCGCACGGTGCGGCGCGACATCAGCAAGTTGCGCAGCCTTGGTTATCCGATCTCGGCGTCCCCGGGCATTGCCGGAGGCTACCAGCTGGGAGCCGGTGCCCAGCTTCCGCCCCTGCTGCTCGACGACGACGAAGCGCTCGCCGTCGCGCTGGGCCTGGCCGCCGTCGCCACCGGTCCCGTGGCGGGAATCGGCGAGGCATCCGTGCGGGCGCTGGCAAAGCTGGAACAGGTCCTCCCCGGACGTCTGCGGCCAAAGTTCTCCGCGATGCGCCAGTCCATCAGCGTGCTGGCAGGAAACGCCGCCACCGTTGACCCGCAAACGCTCACCGCGCTGTCCGGTGCCATTGCCGAACATCGTGTGGTTGCCTTCCGCTACACCGCCGTCGGCGGGGTTTCGGCGCGGCGCCTGGTGGAACCCTACAAGCTTGTCAGCACCGGCCGGCGCTGGTACCTCGCCGCGTGGGATCTGGAACGGCGGGATTGGCGGACCTTCCGGATGGACCGCTGCCAGAGCATTCCTGCCATCCGGGAGCGCTTCTTTCCGCGCGCCCTGCCCGCCAAGGACATGGCCGCCTATGTCCAGGACTCCATTACGCGCTTTCCCTACCGGTACGACGTCGTACTGCGGCTGGCGGCGCCCATTGCCGATCTGCGGGACCGGATACCGCCGGAGGCAGCCAGCCTGGAAGCCGACGGCCCGGGGCACACCATCCTGCGCGGCGGGTGGGATTCCCTGGATCTGCCGCTGATGCGCCTGGCCGCGCTGGACATCGACTTCGAAATCCTGGCACCGGCCGAGATGCGCGATCGGGCGCGGGCTGCGGCAGCGCTGCTCCAGCGTGCCGCCGATGTCCAGCCCTCGGCGGAATACGGGAACGCCGAAGATTCCAGCCACTAG
- a CDS encoding ABC transporter ATP-binding protein, with protein MEVPHTDQSVLAPRLRFSDVSVRFGGLTALDTVSFAVPAGAVVGIIGPNGAGKTTLFNVICGFNTPASGSLELDGETFRPQRHRLTRQGVARTLQGLGLFPGLTVLENVLLGLESSARHNPLQDALALPRSRHGEARLRERGLQCLDDLGIVSFAAALPDTLPYGIRKKVALARALAGSPRLLLLDEPAGGLAHEDIDELAEIIRSVPATGCSVVLVEHHVDLVMNVCERIAVLDFGKLIAEGTPAEIGANQAVTDAYLGVEPA; from the coding sequence ATGGAAGTTCCACATACCGACCAGTCGGTTTTAGCCCCTCGCCTGCGCTTCAGCGACGTGAGTGTGCGGTTCGGCGGTCTCACTGCCCTGGACACGGTGTCCTTCGCCGTTCCGGCAGGCGCCGTCGTCGGCATTATCGGCCCCAACGGTGCCGGAAAAACCACGCTGTTCAACGTGATCTGCGGTTTCAACACTCCGGCGTCCGGGTCCCTGGAGCTCGACGGCGAGACGTTCCGTCCGCAGCGCCACCGGCTCACCCGGCAAGGTGTTGCCCGAACCCTGCAGGGACTGGGCCTGTTTCCCGGTTTGACCGTGCTGGAAAATGTTCTGCTCGGGTTGGAGAGCTCGGCCCGGCACAACCCCCTGCAGGACGCCCTGGCCCTGCCCCGCTCCCGGCACGGTGAGGCCCGGCTGCGCGAGCGCGGACTGCAGTGCCTCGATGACCTCGGCATCGTGTCCTTTGCCGCCGCCCTGCCGGACACCCTTCCGTACGGGATTCGAAAGAAAGTGGCACTGGCCCGGGCCCTCGCCGGCTCTCCCCGCCTTCTGCTCCTGGACGAACCCGCCGGCGGGCTCGCCCATGAGGACATCGATGAGCTGGCCGAAATCATCCGCTCCGTTCCGGCGACCGGTTGTTCCGTGGTCTTGGTGGAACACCACGTTGACCTGGTCATGAATGTCTGCGAGCGCATCGCGGTCCTGGACTTCGGCAAACTGATCGCCGAGGGCACCCCGGCCGAAATTGGCGCCAATCAGGCCGTCACCGACGCCTATCTGGGAGTTGAGCCGGCATGA
- a CDS encoding ABC transporter substrate-binding protein encodes MTSSQHTGSVRSTTASRRTASGRSRRSVLAAAVTAAALTLAACGSSGEGTPEATEDVPGITDSTVKVGTHQPLTGPAAAGYASISPATKAYFDYVNANGGIHGRTIEYSVKDDGYNPANTQSVVRELVLQDEVFAILGGLGTPPHSSVLDFLNDNEVPDLFVASGSPTWNQPEDYPYTYGFMQDYDTEAKVLATYVQEEFPDATYCLFGQDDDFGADFKTGLESALGSGGLASSQVYSTANTDVAAQISAMQAAGCDVNFLASINGFSAQAIGTAAKLGYFPKWAASSAGGDYNTLASYLGENTDKLLEGFISANYLPSYSDADDEWTAKFKEINEEYNPGAEFDGNTIFGMSLGYLFAEALNEAGENPTRESLLEALESGEVQGNGHVPLGFSEDSHAGYTGGMITLISGGVQSYTGTPFAVDGDSVSAYTEDRPAMPQNGIPE; translated from the coding sequence ATGACTAGTTCCCAGCACACCGGCTCCGTCCGCAGCACCACCGCTTCCCGGCGAACGGCCTCCGGGCGATCCAGGCGCTCCGTCCTCGCAGCAGCCGTCACGGCGGCCGCCCTCACCCTCGCAGCCTGCGGTTCCTCCGGCGAGGGCACCCCGGAGGCAACCGAGGACGTTCCCGGCATCACCGACAGCACAGTCAAAGTGGGAACGCACCAGCCCCTCACCGGACCGGCGGCGGCCGGATATGCCTCCATTTCCCCGGCCACGAAGGCCTACTTCGACTACGTGAACGCGAACGGCGGAATCCACGGCCGCACCATCGAGTACAGCGTGAAGGATGACGGCTACAACCCGGCCAACACCCAGAGCGTGGTGCGTGAACTGGTGCTCCAGGACGAAGTTTTCGCCATCCTCGGCGGCCTCGGCACACCGCCGCACAGCTCGGTGCTGGACTTCCTGAATGACAACGAGGTCCCGGATTTGTTTGTTGCCTCCGGCAGTCCCACCTGGAACCAGCCTGAGGATTACCCCTACACCTACGGCTTCATGCAGGACTATGACACCGAGGCCAAAGTCCTGGCGACATACGTGCAGGAGGAATTCCCGGATGCGACCTATTGCCTGTTCGGGCAGGACGACGATTTCGGTGCCGACTTCAAGACCGGACTCGAGTCGGCGCTCGGCAGCGGCGGACTCGCCAGTTCGCAGGTCTACTCCACCGCGAACACTGACGTCGCCGCCCAGATCAGTGCCATGCAGGCGGCCGGCTGCGATGTGAACTTCCTGGCCTCGATCAACGGTTTCAGCGCCCAGGCCATCGGAACGGCGGCCAAGCTGGGCTACTTCCCCAAGTGGGCGGCGTCCTCTGCCGGCGGAGACTACAACACCCTGGCCAGTTACCTGGGTGAGAACACCGACAAGCTCCTGGAGGGGTTTATCAGCGCCAACTACCTTCCGTCCTATTCCGACGCCGACGACGAGTGGACGGCCAAGTTCAAGGAGATCAACGAGGAGTACAACCCCGGTGCTGAATTCGACGGAAACACCATCTTCGGCATGTCCCTGGGCTACCTGTTCGCCGAGGCCCTGAACGAGGCCGGCGAGAACCCCACCAGGGAGTCGCTGTTGGAGGCACTGGAGTCCGGGGAGGTGCAGGGCAACGGCCATGTGCCGCTGGGCTTCAGCGAGGACAGCCACGCCGGGTACACCGGCGGGATGATTACGCTGATCTCGGGCGGCGTCCAGTCCTACACCGGGACGCCGTTTGCCGTTGACGGAGACTCCGTCAGCGCCTACACGGAAGACCGTCCCGCAATGCCCCAGAACGGCATCCCGGAGTAG
- a CDS encoding MaoC family dehydratase — MAHFSSVQELEAAVGQRETTDWITIDQGRINRFADATDDHQWIHTDPERAAAGPFGATIAHGFLVLSLLPALASDRVSLDGTVMGINYGLDRVRFPHPVPVNSRVRVVSELAKVESTGQGVRVVTGITIELEGADKPAAVADWITLYVLA; from the coding sequence ATGGCGCACTTTTCCTCCGTACAGGAGTTGGAAGCGGCCGTGGGGCAGCGCGAAACCACTGACTGGATCACGATCGACCAGGGCCGCATCAACCGGTTCGCCGACGCCACCGACGATCATCAGTGGATTCACACTGATCCTGAACGGGCAGCGGCCGGTCCGTTTGGCGCCACCATCGCCCACGGTTTCCTGGTCCTCTCGCTGCTGCCGGCGCTGGCGTCGGACCGGGTGAGCCTGGATGGCACCGTGATGGGCATCAATTACGGTCTGGACCGTGTGCGGTTTCCACACCCCGTGCCGGTGAACAGCCGCGTCCGGGTGGTCTCCGAACTGGCCAAGGTCGAGTCCACAGGCCAGGGCGTCCGCGTCGTCACCGGCATCACGATTGAACTGGAGGGGGCGGACAAGCCGGCGGCAGTTGCCGACTGGATCACCCTGTACGTGCTGGCCTAG
- a CDS encoding branched-chain amino acid ABC transporter permease, whose protein sequence is MKPLTPLTSLLLAAAAAAVLIGLTFAIEPFRSYQLATACAYLCAVAGLTLLTGAGGQLSLGQAALMAAGAYSYALSANALAEAGVEGLLLLLAPLGAAVLGAALLGVIIGCAAGRLHGPYLAGFTLALVVAIPAVTSTFSNILGGDQGLWITVEKRPAALRGTVSNEQWQAWLAILCAVAVMVVLNNLLRGRFGRQLRAVRDNDAAASLSGVNAARTKIISFTVSAAAAGLGGGLLAYVTQSASPGAYSLVLSLYLLMAAVIGGIGSLTGAVWGALIMVFLPYAVNSFTAALPVSADVASRLDGNLAIAVFGTILVLVILIAPRGIQGLLSAGGRRIRTRFSPGAGPAGPAATAVVPVPVPGSESSPPTPSAAAGVAGSAPQSGTSAENPPSETLSTTKGQR, encoded by the coding sequence GTGAAACCGTTGACACCACTGACTTCCCTCCTGCTGGCTGCTGCCGCGGCAGCGGTACTGATCGGGCTCACCTTCGCCATCGAACCCTTTCGGTCCTATCAACTGGCCACGGCCTGCGCGTACCTGTGTGCCGTGGCCGGCCTGACCCTGCTCACCGGTGCCGGAGGGCAGCTTTCCCTCGGGCAGGCCGCTCTCATGGCCGCCGGTGCCTACAGTTACGCGCTCAGCGCCAACGCGCTGGCCGAAGCGGGAGTGGAAGGCCTCCTCCTGCTGCTGGCTCCGCTCGGTGCCGCAGTCCTGGGAGCCGCCCTCCTGGGCGTAATCATCGGATGCGCCGCCGGACGGTTGCACGGCCCCTATCTGGCCGGTTTCACTCTCGCCCTGGTGGTGGCCATCCCGGCGGTGACCAGCACCTTCTCCAACATCCTGGGCGGGGACCAGGGCCTGTGGATCACCGTGGAGAAGCGTCCGGCCGCGCTGCGCGGCACAGTGAGCAACGAGCAATGGCAGGCGTGGCTGGCGATCCTCTGCGCAGTCGCCGTGATGGTGGTGTTGAACAACCTGTTGCGCGGACGGTTCGGGCGCCAGCTGCGGGCCGTGCGTGACAACGACGCCGCGGCCTCGCTTTCCGGGGTCAACGCGGCCCGAACCAAGATCATCTCCTTCACCGTCAGCGCAGCAGCGGCGGGCCTGGGCGGCGGCCTCCTCGCCTACGTCACCCAAAGCGCCAGTCCAGGAGCGTACTCGCTGGTCCTGTCCCTCTACCTGCTGATGGCAGCCGTTATTGGCGGCATTGGTTCACTGACCGGCGCCGTCTGGGGGGCGCTGATCATGGTGTTCCTGCCCTACGCGGTTAATTCGTTCACCGCCGCTCTGCCGGTGTCCGCGGATGTCGCTTCCCGGCTGGACGGCAACCTCGCCATAGCGGTGTTCGGCACCATCCTGGTGCTCGTCATCCTGATTGCCCCCCGCGGCATCCAGGGGCTGCTCTCCGCCGGCGGGCGCCGGATCCGGACCCGCTTCTCCCCCGGAGCTGGTCCCGCTGGGCCTGCCGCGACCGCCGTCGTCCCCGTTCCCGTTCCCGGTTCCGAGTCCTCTCCCCCAACTCCATCCGCTGCTGCCGGCGTCGCCGGCAGCGCACCGCAGTCCGGCACGTCAGCAGAAAATCCGCCATCAGAAACACTGTCCACCACGAAAGGTCAACGATGA